Proteins encoded in a region of the Phocoena phocoena chromosome X, mPhoPho1.1, whole genome shotgun sequence genome:
- the P2RY8 gene encoding P2Y purinoceptor 8, translated as MDMNVTRPDNATLLMLRDPAIAVVLPVVYSLVALISIPGNLFSLWVLCRHIGPKTPSVIFMINLSVTDLMLACVLPFQIYYHCNGNHWVFGELLCNVVTVAFYANMYSSILTMTCISVDRFLGVVYPLASARWRCRRYAVAACAGTWLLLLAALSPLARTDLTYAVEVLGIVTCFDVLKSSMLPSVAMWAVFLLTLFVVLFLVPFVVTVACYTATILTLLRSADRHGEARRSRAVCLAAVVLLAFVTCFAPNNFVLLVHVVSRLFFGRSYYHVYKLTLCLSCLNNCLDPFVYYFASREFQLHMRHYLGYRPLPTGGPEGHLESLVSGRTLSVRSVEGLDAAGRPGVKRQESVF; from the coding sequence ATGGACATGAACGTGACGCGTCCGGACAACGCCACCCTCCTGATGCTGCGGGACCCGGCCATCGCGGTGGTCCTGCCGGTGGTGTACTCGCTGGTGGCACTGATAAGTATCCCTGGCAACTTGTTCTCCCTGTGGGTGCTGTGCCGCCACATCGGACCCAAGACACCCTCGGTCATCTTCATGATCAACCTGAGCGTCACGGACCTGATGCTGGCCTGCGTGCTGCCCTTCCAGATCTACTACCACTGCAACGGCAACCACTGGGTGTTCGGCGAGCTGCTGTGCAACGTGGTGACCGTGGCCTTCTACGCGAACATGTACTCCTCCATCCTCACCATGACCTGCATCAGCGTGGACCGCTTCCTGGGCGTCGTGTACCCGCTGGCCTCCGCCCGCTGGCGCTGCCGCCGCTACGCCGTGGCTGCCTGCGCCGGCACGTGGCTCCTCCTTCTGGCCGCCCTGTCGCCGCTGGCCCGCACGGACCTCACCTACGCCGTGGAGGTGCTGGGCATCGTCACGTGCTTCGACGTGCTCAAGTCCAGCATGCTGCCCAGCGTGGCCATGTGGGCGGTGTTCCTCCTCACCCTGTTCGTCGTGCTCTTCCTCGTTCCCTTCGTGGTCACCGTGGCCTGCTACACGGCCACCATCCTCACGCTGCTGCGCTCGGCCGACCGCCACGGGGAGGCCCGGAGGTCCCGCGCCGTGTGCCTGGCGGCCGTGGTGCTCCTGGCCTTCGTCACCTGCTTCGCGCCCAACAACTTCGTGCTGCTGGTGCACGTGGTCAGTCGGCTGTTCTTCGGCCGCAGCTACTACCACGTGTACAAGCTCACGCTCTGCCTCAGCTGTCTCAACAACTGCCTGGACCCCTTCGTCTACTACTTCGCGTCCCGCGAGTTCCAGCTCCACATGCGGCACTACTTGGGCTACAGGCCCCTGCCCACCGGCGGCCCCGAGGGGCACCTCGAGAGCCTCGTCTCTGGACGCACGCTGTCCGTGCGCTCCGTGGAGGGGCTGGACGCCGCCGGCCGGCCCGGCGTCAAGCGGCAGGAGAGCGTCTTCTGA